ATGACAGAATATATGTTCGTTTCTATTGTATGATTAATAGTAAGCGAATATACGTTCGATTTCAATGGTAGTTTTTCCCGCAAAAAGCGTAATCGCCCGTTTAACTCCGGGAGTCAGATAACTTTGCTGACGAATCCGTTCTGGCCGAAGAGTTGGGCGGCGGAGCTGGACAATACGTAAAATTTTATAGATCCTATACTCCTAAAAACACCGGCTTGGCATCCGCTGAAAACCCGCTTATAATCATGTGTAAGAAGAGGTGGAACATGGATGAAAAATGGATTTATAAAATGATTCAGCAATCCTTTCAGCAATATGAGCTAGAGGGATCGCTTAGTGAAAAAGAAGCACATGATCTTGTGGCAAAAGTAATAGAAAAAAAGCAGCAGGAAGAAACGGAATGGTTTGAAGTAGTTGAGGATGTTGTGTATGGATATGTGACGAATCAGGAGCTATAGTCAGAAAAGCGGAACAGGCCATTCAGATATGGCAGGGAGATAAGAACTCAACAGAAAAGGGCAGGTTTGACCCAGCCGCTTGTATCATACAGCCGAAATGAGGATTTTCACAGCCGTTTTTGCAAATCTTTCAGCCGTTTTCGGATTTTAATCAGCCAAAGCGTTTTTTTTTGCTTCTGCCGTTTGTCAGCCGAATACCGCAAGCAGAGAAATTCAGCCGGCAAGCGAACAGCACAATGTTATTATCCGGAATTCTCCTGTAAAAGCACAAAACCGGCCGATGGGCCGGTTTTGTTTTATTTCCTTGATAACGCCTTCCCCGCCACTTTTTCAAACAAACGGGGCATAAGCTGATAAAAGCTGCTGCCCGCATTCATCCAGCCGGGCAAGTTAATTTCACGCCTGTCAGAGAGCATGGAGCCCACAATCTTCTCTGACACCCTATCAGGATTCAGCATAAAACGCTCCACATTTTTTACATAGTTGCCGCTTTGGTCGGCGATTTCGAAAAAGTCCGTT
The window above is part of the Metabacillus dongyingensis genome. Proteins encoded here:
- a CDS encoding YqzH family protein; amino-acid sequence: MDEKWIYKMIQQSFQQYELEGSLSEKEAHDLVAKVIEKKQQEETEWFEVVEDVVYGYVTNQEL